The stretch of DNA CCCCTGGGTCCGCTCCAAAAAACCGGACGGAACCGTGACGGTTTACAGGAACACGGAGATGCAGGTCAGCGATGATTCGATCAAGAACGCCTTCACCCGGCGCATGGACTGCATCGATTGCCATAACCGCCCGACCCATATTTACCATCCGCCCGCGCGCTCGGTCAACCATGTGATGTCCCTCGGATGGATCGACCCGCGGCTTCCGAACATCAAGAGCGTCGCCGTGAAGGCGCTGGAAAACCCCTACCGGACCAAACAGGACGGCCTCGACAGCATCAGGACGTCGATCGACGGGTTTTACCGGCAGAATTACCCCGAGCTCGCCTCTTCGAAGAAAGTCCAGATCGACAGCGCGATCGGGCAGGTGCAGAATATTTACGCCCGGAATTACTTCCCGGAAATGGGCGTCAACTGGAAGAAGTTTCCCGATAATCTCGGCCATCTCTACTATCCCGGATGTTTTCGCTGCCACGACGGCAAGCATGTGAACG from Bacteroidota bacterium encodes:
- a CDS encoding cytochrome C, whose product is PWVRSKKPDGTVTVYRNTEMQVSDDSIKNAFTRRMDCIDCHNRPTHIYHPPARSVNHVMSLGWIDPRLPNIKSVAVKALENPYRTKQDGLDSIRTSIDGFYRQNYPELASSKKVQIDSAIGQVQNIYARNYFPEMGVNWKKFPDNLGHLYYPGCFRCHDGKHVNEQGKVLSKDCNTCHTILAQKFESDTLRMALGGIEYRHPVDVGDSWKEMNCSDCHNSQ